A region of the Kribbella sp. NBC_01245 genome:
GATGGCCTTCGTCTTGAAGCCGTTCACCAGTTGCGTCAGGCCCGCAAGTGCCTCCGGGGTGTCCACGTTGGGCTTGCCGTCCTCACCGACGACGACACCGCCCGCGGAGTTGATGGCCTCGGAGAAGTTCACCGTCAGGCCTTCGTACTTCTCGAACTGGCCCGCGTAGCAGCTCATGCCCTTGGACTCCGGCAGCGCCTGCACCTTCAGGCAGGCCGCGGTCATCTCGGTCCAGGTCTTCGGCGGCTGCACGCCCGCCTTGTCGAGCAGATCCTTGCGGTAGTAGAGCAAACCGCCATCGGACGTCACCGGTACGCCGTACAGCTTGTCGCGGTACTTGGCGGTGTCGACCGTTGCCGGGATCAACTTGCCCAGGTCCGGGAACTTGTCCTCGGGCAGCGCGACGACCCAGCGGTTCGCGGCGAACTCGGCGGTCCACACCACGTCCAGGTTGAGCACGCTGTAGGCGTCGGACTGGCTCTGCGCGCTCTGGATCATCAGGGCCCGCTGCTGGTCCGCGGACTCCGGCAGCTCCTTGACCTCGACCTTCTCGTCCGCGTGCGCCGCGTTCCACGCGTCGACCTGGCTCTTGAGGTTTCCGGAGGTGTCCTTGCCAGTGGCAAAGGTGATCGGGCCACGGCCTTCGAGCGCGGTGCTGTCGCCAGATCCGCCGCCACCGTCATCGCCGCCACCACAGGCTGACGCGAGCAGCACCAGGCTGACGCTCATGGCGACAACGGCTGCCCTGCGGGACTGTGATCGTTCAAACCTCATCGTGCACCTGCCCTCTTCCGATAAGACAACACTGTCTTTGCGCAGGTACCCGCAGTCCCCCGCTGCGAGTCCATGTCCGGACAGTAACCGAGATTCGGGCGATGTGCTCTAAGCCACACCTGCCGGAAAATTCGCGGTCGGCGAACGGACAGCGCATGGCTGTAATGCGATCGCTATTTGGCGCGCCGCACAACCGGTAAGGGCTTAACGATTCGGTATTACCCGCCGGTAACTGTCACTTTCAGGACATCGGGTCTCAGCTGGACTGAGCTGACCCCGCGTTACCGGTAGCGTGCTCGGCCGCCGAGGCGTCACCGACGTTCGCGCGGACCCACTCGACGATCTCGACCGTGGTCGCGCCGGGGGTGAAGATCTTGTGCACGCCGAGCTCGGCCAGCGGCTCCAGATCGGCCTCGGGAATGATGCCGCCGCCGAACACCACGATGTCGTCGGCCTCGCGGGCGATCAGCAGCTCCCGGACCTTCTTGAACAAGGTCATGTGCGCGCCGGACAGCACCGACAGGCCGATCGCGTCCGCGTCCTCGGCGATGGCCGTCTCCACGATCTGCTCCGGGGTCTGGTGCAGGCCGGTGTAGACGACCTCCATCCCGGCGTCACGCAGGGCGCGGGCGACCACCTTCGCACCCCGGTCATGACCGTCGAGCCCAGGCTTGGCGACGACGACCCGCAACGGGCTGGTGGCTGACATGACAGGCCTCCGCATAGTCCAGTGCACAGGCGCTTCGTTGCGCCAAGGCTCCTGGCCGCAGGCTATCCGAGCCGCCGGTTGCAGATAAGACACACAGGCGTGTGTTCGCCCACACGTGGCCCTGAAATCGGTTACCGTCGAAAGAGATCGGACCAGTTCGCGCGGGGGGTTCGATGAAGTGAGGAGCCGCCCATGACCGCAGAGCCGGAAGAGGCCAGCCGGAGCGGTATCCGCGAGGCCCTCGAGGGACTGAAGTACGGCGCTCGCTCGGCCTTGTCGCCGAAGGTCATCCAGGGTGCCGCGGTGGAGATCGGCTGGTTGACCACCCACCTGGCGATGTACCCACTCGGCCTGGTTCGCGATTCCGAGCATCGCGCCGACCGGCTGAACCTGGACAGCCTGACCCCGGCTCAACGCGGTCTGCTGATCGGCGACGTCGAGGCGGCCGCCACCCCGATCGTGCTGACTCACGGCATCATCGACAACCACACCGTCTTCGCGCTGATGCGGCGCAATCTGCTCCGTCGCGGTTTCAGCCGGCTGCGCACGTTCTCGTACTCCCCGCTCACCCTCGACGTACGTCGTACCGCCGAGCGGATGGGCGCCGAGATCGAGGCGCTGTGCGCGGAGGCCGGCTACGAGCGGATCCACGTGATCGGGCACAGCCTCGGCGGCCTGATCGCCCGGTACTACGTGCAGCGACTGGGCGGGGATGAGCGGGTGCACACCTGCGTCACGCTTGGCACGCCACACCAGGGCACCCAGGCGGCCCGGCTGCTGCCGTGGCCCTTGGTGAAGCAATTACGCCCGGACAGCGACCTGATGGCAGAGCTCGCGGAGCCCGCGCCAGGGTGCAAAACGCGCTTCCTGGCCTTCTACAGCGATGTAGACCAGCTGATAGTTCCGCAACGCCGGGCGAGGATCGACCATCCCGACCTGTCCGCGCGTAATGTGCGCATCAGTGGAGTGGGTCACCTCTCACTCCCGTTCGACGGCGAGGTCGTGCACCAGATCTCCGGTGCGCTGTCCCACCTCGACGAGACCGGGGCCGTCGCCTAGGACGCCTGGTCAAGCAGCGAACCGCAAAGGAAACGAAAATATTCCTGGACGGGGTTTGTAGCCTCGTGACCCATCCGTTATGGTGCTTGAGCCCCCGGGAATCCGGGAGCGGACAGTGCCCCTCCCCTGTGACCGAAAGGCCACGTTGTGTCCCAGCACCGTGCCGCGAGAAATCGCGTCACGCCAGGCAACGCTGCGCGTAAACCCAACGCACCAGCGCCTCACAGTGCAAAGCATCGTGTAGCCCGGCGTACCACCCCAGCCAGTTCCCAGATCGTCGGTTTGACCGCAGCGCTCGCCGCCGCGGCCGGAGCAGTGGGTTTCAGCCACAGCTCCCTCGCCTCACCCACCCAGGCGAACTCCGCGGTGAACATCGCCGCGCTGAACGCCACCATGGGCAAGGCCGAGCTCTCCGCCGTCACCACTGCCCGGATCGAGCGTCGCCAACTCGCCACCAGGGACTCGTCCCGCCTCCAGCTCGCGCAGACTGCCTCCGTCAAGAAGCAGGCCGCCGCCGACCGGACCGCCAAGGCCCGCGCCGCCAAGCTGGACGCCTACCGCAAGGTCACCCAGGTCCGCGCCACCGCCCTCGCCCGGGCCAAGGCCGCCGCCGAGAAGGCCGAGCTGCTGAAGCTGCAGTCCGCCACTCGCGCCGAGATGATGCTGACCGGCTACCGCATCACCGCCACCTTCGGCCAGGGCGGCACCCGCTGGGCCCGGAACCACACCGGCACCGACTTCGCCGCCGACCTGGGCACCCGGATCGGCGCCGTCATGAAGGGCGAGGTCATCCAGGCCGAGTTCTCCGGTCCGTATGGCCGTCAGGTCAAGGTCCGGCACACCGACGGCACCGTCACGTCGTACAGCCACATGAACAGCTTCTCGGTCTCCGTAGGGGACCTGGTCTACGCCGGCGACAAGCTCGGCGAGGTCGGCTCCAGCGGTAACAGCACCGGCCCGCACCTGCACTTCGAGGTGCTACCCGACGGTGAAACTGCGATCAACCCGATGCCCTGGCTCCGCGACCACGGTCTGCACCCGTAATCCCCTCACTTTTGTAAACTGCGGCGCATGCGTCCTGGTCCGGGTGAAGTCCTGCACTTCTCCGAGGATCCGGGTATCACGCGATTCCGCCCGCAGGTCGTCGCCGTCCGGTCGACGCCGCTTGCCACGCCTTACGTGTGGGCCGTCGATTCCGACCGCGCCCCCGACTACTGGTTCCCCCGCCAATGCCCGCGCGCGATGGCCTGGGTTGGACCGCAGACTTCTGAGCAAGACCGCCTACGGCTGATCGGGCCGGGCGAATCCCGCGTTCACGCGATCGAATACGGCTGGCTCGAGGCCATGCGAACCGTCGAGCTGTACGCCTACCGCCTGCCGTCCGAAACCTTCACGCCGTACGACGCCGCCGTGGTCTCCACCGCGCCCGAGGTACTGCCGCTCGGACCACCCGAACGAGTCCCCGACCTCTTCACCCTGCACGCGGAAGCCGGCATCCAACTCCGCGTCCTCCCCAACCTCCACGCCTTCTGGTCCGCAGTCACCACCAGCACCCTGGAGTTCAGCGCCATCCGCCTCCGCAACGCCCAACCTAGTGTCCTGAGTCAGAAGTTCGTGCCTTAGCTCCGGTGTCCAGGTGCGTGCATCGCAAGGCGGAGGAGGGGAGCAATCTTTTTCGATTGTGACCCGACGACAACGCAGCGAGGTGCGTGCCTGGGCGCCGGAGATGAGGTGCGAACTTCTGACTCAGGACACTAGCGGCGCCAGACTTCGGCGGTGGTGAGGAAGGCGGAGGAGGAGGGGCGTTCGGGGGTGCCGTCGACCTGGACGTTGCCGGGGATGGTTTCGCCGCCGAGGGTCAGCCGCGCGGCCCGCACCGGGGCGATGACCAGGCTGAGGCTGTGGTCGACGCCGTCGAGCAGGAAGTTGTCGGTGGCAAAGGTACGCCGGTCGAGCACGCCGGACATCTCGATCTGTACGTCGGCGGCTTTGACGCTCAACCCGGCGGCCAGGTTCATCGAGACCTGGACGAGGTCGCGTTCGATCACCGGTTCGGGCCAAACCAGGCCTTGCACCTCGAGGAACGACCGGACGAAATAGCTCTCCAGCCAGGCGGCCAGGTCGACGTCATCGGCGATGACCCGGACGCGGCCGTCGTACCAAAGCACGATCGCCGTACCGGCACCGCGGATGGACCAGTCGACCGTCCAGATCGAGGCGAATGCGACCACTTGGCCGCCGGCGTCGAACAGTCTGAGGCCCGGATTCGCCCCCGCCAGGATGATCCGCCGTTGCTGCTGTGTCATCGGCACACCTTCGTCCGGAGGTTCGAAGCCCCGATTGTCTCAATATCCAGACTTCGCGCAACGTTTGGCGGGTGATTCTTGGCCTAGATCTTCTCTACCGGCGCGTAACGGAGTAATAGACGCTTCACGCCTTCGGAGCCGAAGTCGATATCGGCCTGGGCCTGTTGCCCTTCGCCGCGGACCACCACGACACTGCCCATCCCGAAGCTGTCGTGCACGACCCGATCGCCCGGTTTGAGGCTGAGCACGGGCTTGTCGCCGACTCCGCCCGTACGACGCGGCGCCTCGTACCGGCTGGTGAAACCGCTCGAGCCACCGGACGACGTACCGGTGCCGGACCAGCGGGTGATCGCGGACTCGTCGCGGCGCCAGTCGAGCAACTCAGCCGGGATCTCGTCCAGGAATCGCGATGGCGGGTTGTGCTGCGGAGCGCCGTACGCGCTGCGAACCGCCGCCCGCGACAGGTGCAACCGCTGCCGGGCCCGCGTGATCCCGACGTACGCCAGGCGGCGCTCCTCCTCCAGCTCCTTCATGTCGTTGAGCGAGCGGGAGTGCGGGAAGACGCCGTCCTCCATCCCCGTCAGGAACACCACCGGGAACTCGAGGCCCTTCGCCGTATGCAGCGTCATCAGCGTGACCACGCCACCGTCATCGCCCTGGTCCGGAATCGAGTCGGCATCCGCGACCAGCGCGACCCGCTCCAGGAACGCCTGCAGGTCGGACGGTTCGCCCGCGGCGCCGGCCTCCTCGACGAACTCCCGCGCGACCGCGACGAACTCGGCCAGGTTCTCCAGGCGAGTCTCGTCCTGCGGGTCCGTCGATTTCTCCAGCTCGTCGTGATAGCCCGAGCGGTGCAGCGCGACGTCCAGGATGTCGTCCGGCGGGGCGCCCGAGTCGACCATGGCCTGCAATTCGTCCAGGATCTCGAGGAACGAGGTGATCGAGTTGAGTGAGCGACTGGCGATTCCCGGCGCGTCCTCGGCCTTGCGCAACGCCTGCGAGAACGAGATCCGCTCGCGCTGAGCGAGGGCCTCGACCGTCGCCTCGGCGCGATCGCCGATGCCGCGTTTGGGCACGTTCAGGATGCGCCGGAGCGAGACCGTGTCCTCGGGATTGACCAGCACGCGCAGGTAGGCCAGCGCGTCGCGGACCTCCTTGCGCTCGTAGAAGCGCACGCCGCCGACGACCTTGTACGGCAGGCCGGTGCGGATGAAGACTTCTTCGAAAACCCGGGACTGCGCGTTCGTCCGGTAGAAGACGGCCACGTCCATCGGTTTGGCATCACCCGCGTCGGTGAGCCGGTCGATTTCGTCCGCGACGAACTGCGCCTCGTCGTGCTCGTTGTCCGCGACGTACACCGCGATCTGCTCGCCGGGGCCGGAGTCGGACCAGAGGTTCTTCGCCTTGCGGCCCTCGTTGCGGCTGATGACAGCGTTGGCCGCGGTGAGGATGTTCTGCGTGGAGCGGTAGTTCTGCTCGAGCAGGATCGTCTCGGCGTTGGTGAAATCCTCTTCGAACGCGAGGATGTTGCGGATCGTCGCGCCCCGGAAGGCATAGATCGACTGGTCCGCGTCGCCGACCACCATCAGCTCGGCCGGCGGCGCCATCGGGCCATCGTTCGCGCCCGGCTCGAAGTCGGCGCAGAGCTCACGGATCAACGTGTACTGCGCGTGGTTCGTGTCCTGGTACTCGTCGACGAGCACGTGGCGGAACCGGCGGCGGTAGTACTCCCGGACCTCGGGAAAGGCCTGAAAGAGGTTGACCGTGGTCATCAGCAAGTCGTCGAAGTCCAGCGCGTTCGCCTGGGCGAGTCGCTCCTGGTACGTCTTGTAGCACTCGGCGTACGTCTCCTCGAGGTGGTTCGACGCCTTCGCGGCGGCCGCCTCGTAGTCGATCAGCTCGTTCTTCTGGGTGGAGATCCAGTTCAGTACGGCGCGCGGCGCATAGCGTTTGACGTCCAGGTCGAGATCGCGGCAGACCAGCGTCATCAGCCGTTTGGAGTCGGTGTCGTCGTAGATCGAGAACGTCGAACTGATGCCGAATCGCTTGATATCGCGGCGCAGAATCCGCACACACGACGAGTGGAACGTCGAGACCCACATCATCTTCGCCCGGCCGCCGACCAGCTCGGTCACCCGCTCACGCATCTCGGCCGCGGCCTTGTTGGTGAACGTGATCGCCAGGATCGACCCCGGGTGGGCATCCCGGGCGGCCAGCAGATACGCGATCCGCCGGGTCAGCACCCTGGTCTTGCCCGAGCCGGCACCGGCCACCACCAGCAGCGGCTTACCCGCGTGCACGACAGCGGCCCGCTGCTGCGGGTTGAGCCCGTCCAGCAGCTCCTCGGGCCCCACCTTGCGCAACGCCGGCGGAGTCTCGAGCGGGATCGGGAGTTCGTCTGGAGAGAAGAGCGTGGTCATCGGTATCTACCCTAGGCCGTGCCACCGACAAGATCCGTATCGTCCACAATGCACGGATGACGATTCCGATCGCGAAGCCCCGTCCTGACGCCGAAATCGAGCGGGTGCTGGCGATCGTCGCGCACCCGGACGACCTCGATTTCGGTGGCGCCGGCACCATCGCGAACTGGACTCGCGCGGGTATCGAGGTGACCTACTGCATCGTCACCGACGGGCAGGCAGGCGGTTTCGAGCCGGACCGCGATCGCGCCGAGATGCCCGACGTACGCCGTGCGGAGCAGACCGCGGCGGCCGCCCACGTCGGCGTACGGGATCTCCGCTTTCTCGGGTACGTCGACGGCCGCCTCGAGCCGACGTACGAGGTGATCCGCGACATCGTCCAGGTCATCCGCCAGGTACGCCCGCAACGCCTGCTCGGCCAATCCCCCGAACGCAACTGGTCCCGCCTGGTCACCTCGCACCCCGACCACCTCGCCGCCGCCGAAGCCACTCTGCGCGCGCTCTTCCCGGCCGCCGGCAACCCTTTCGCCTACCCGGAGCTGACCGAGGAGGCCTGGACCGTCGACGAACTCTGGATGATGGAACACCCGGAGAAGAACCACTACGTCGACGTCACCGACACCGTCGACGCCAAACTCGCGGCCCTGCTCTGCCACGAAAGCCAGCACCCCGACCCGGCCCAACTCGAGACCACGATCCGCACCTGGCTCACCACCAACGCCCAAGCCGCCGGCCTCCCCACCACCCACCTAGCCGAACCCTTCACCGTCATCCGCCTCTAATCCGGCTCACCGGCATCCGCCTTTAGTGCGGCAACGCTCGGCCGGGCCGGATCGGAACCTGCTCGCGATACGCCTCGATCACCTTTGAGATCTCCTGCGGATGGTCGGTCTCCTCGATCCGGTCGAGGTACCCCAATCGGTTGGCCAGGCCCGGCAGATCCACGCTGAAGTAGACGCTCATCAACGGATTGACGAAAAGCTCCGACCCACCCGTGCGACTGGTGAA
Encoded here:
- a CDS encoding cobalamin B12-binding domain-containing protein, coding for MSATSPLRVVVAKPGLDGHDRGAKVVARALRDAGMEVVYTGLHQTPEQIVETAIAEDADAIGLSVLSGAHMTLFKKVRELLIAREADDIVVFGGGIIPEADLEPLAELGVHKIFTPGATTVEIVEWVRANVGDASAAEHATGNAGSAQSS
- a CDS encoding esterase/lipase family protein; the encoded protein is MTAEPEEASRSGIREALEGLKYGARSALSPKVIQGAAVEIGWLTTHLAMYPLGLVRDSEHRADRLNLDSLTPAQRGLLIGDVEAAATPIVLTHGIIDNHTVFALMRRNLLRRGFSRLRTFSYSPLTLDVRRTAERMGAEIEALCAEAGYERIHVIGHSLGGLIARYYVQRLGGDERVHTCVTLGTPHQGTQAARLLPWPLVKQLRPDSDLMAELAEPAPGCKTRFLAFYSDVDQLIVPQRRARIDHPDLSARNVRISGVGHLSLPFDGEVVHQISGALSHLDETGAVA
- a CDS encoding DUF6886 family protein, translated to MRPGPGEVLHFSEDPGITRFRPQVVAVRSTPLATPYVWAVDSDRAPDYWFPRQCPRAMAWVGPQTSEQDRLRLIGPGESRVHAIEYGWLEAMRTVELYAYRLPSETFTPYDAAVVSTAPEVLPLGPPERVPDLFTLHAEAGIQLRVLPNLHAFWSAVTTSTLEFSAIRLRNAQPSVLSQKFVP
- a CDS encoding ABC transporter substrate-binding protein, whose protein sequence is MSVSLVLLASACGGGDDGGGGSGDSTALEGRGPITFATGKDTSGNLKSQVDAWNAAHADEKVEVKELPESADQQRALMIQSAQSQSDAYSVLNLDVVWTAEFAANRWVVALPEDKFPDLGKLIPATVDTAKYRDKLYGVPVTSDGGLLYYRKDLLDKAGVQPPKTWTEMTAACLKVQALPESKGMSCYAGQFEKYEGLTVNFSEAINSAGGVVVGEDGKPNVDTPEALAGLTQLVNGFKTKAIPSAAITYKEEEGRRAFQEGKLLFHRNWPYVYALAGKTDGSSKINGKFAVAPLPGKDGPGVSTLGGHNYAISAFTKNKATAADFINFMASEERQKANVEKTSQAPTWAALYDDAGLQKQFPYLAPLKASIDTAKSRPKVVKYGDVSTAIQDAAYNALTLKTEPKQALTDLQTKLSSLITQ
- the pcrA gene encoding DNA helicase PcrA; translation: MTTLFSPDELPIPLETPPALRKVGPEELLDGLNPQQRAAVVHAGKPLLVVAGAGSGKTRVLTRRIAYLLAARDAHPGSILAITFTNKAAAEMRERVTELVGGRAKMMWVSTFHSSCVRILRRDIKRFGISSTFSIYDDTDSKRLMTLVCRDLDLDVKRYAPRAVLNWISTQKNELIDYEAAAAKASNHLEETYAECYKTYQERLAQANALDFDDLLMTTVNLFQAFPEVREYYRRRFRHVLVDEYQDTNHAQYTLIRELCADFEPGANDGPMAPPAELMVVGDADQSIYAFRGATIRNILAFEEDFTNAETILLEQNYRSTQNILTAANAVISRNEGRKAKNLWSDSGPGEQIAVYVADNEHDEAQFVADEIDRLTDAGDAKPMDVAVFYRTNAQSRVFEEVFIRTGLPYKVVGGVRFYERKEVRDALAYLRVLVNPEDTVSLRRILNVPKRGIGDRAEATVEALAQRERISFSQALRKAEDAPGIASRSLNSITSFLEILDELQAMVDSGAPPDDILDVALHRSGYHDELEKSTDPQDETRLENLAEFVAVAREFVEEAGAAGEPSDLQAFLERVALVADADSIPDQGDDGGVVTLMTLHTAKGLEFPVVFLTGMEDGVFPHSRSLNDMKELEEERRLAYVGITRARQRLHLSRAAVRSAYGAPQHNPPSRFLDEIPAELLDWRRDESAITRWSGTGTSSGGSSGFTSRYEAPRRTGGVGDKPVLSLKPGDRVVHDSFGMGSVVVVRGEGQQAQADIDFGSEGVKRLLLRYAPVEKI
- a CDS encoding M23 family metallopeptidase, with amino-acid sequence MTAALAAAAGAVGFSHSSLASPTQANSAVNIAALNATMGKAELSAVTTARIERRQLATRDSSRLQLAQTASVKKQAAADRTAKARAAKLDAYRKVTQVRATALARAKAAAEKAELLKLQSATRAEMMLTGYRITATFGQGGTRWARNHTGTDFAADLGTRIGAVMKGEVIQAEFSGPYGRQVKVRHTDGTVTSYSHMNSFSVSVGDLVYAGDKLGEVGSSGNSTGPHLHFEVLPDGETAINPMPWLRDHGLHP
- a CDS encoding PIG-L deacetylase family protein; amino-acid sequence: MTIPIAKPRPDAEIERVLAIVAHPDDLDFGGAGTIANWTRAGIEVTYCIVTDGQAGGFEPDRDRAEMPDVRRAEQTAAAAHVGVRDLRFLGYVDGRLEPTYEVIRDIVQVIRQVRPQRLLGQSPERNWSRLVTSHPDHLAAAEATLRALFPAAGNPFAYPELTEEAWTVDELWMMEHPEKNHYVDVTDTVDAKLAALLCHESQHPDPAQLETTIRTWLTTNAQAAGLPTTHLAEPFTVIRL